The following coding sequences are from one Nicotiana tabacum cultivar K326 chromosome 1, ASM71507v2, whole genome shotgun sequence window:
- the LOC142164594 gene encoding uncharacterized protein LOC142164594: MEVVQVNNKVRNLLHNAISGEEYGKISSCDTAKEMWDKLEVTYEGTNKVKETHINMLVHDYELFSMKEGESIEEMFARFSKMISDLKAFDKPYTSGDQVRKILRSLPTTWQTKVVTLESQDLNKLSYDELRGELIAFEKTHLKKTSQEEKKKIVAFKTSIEIAENKIDDDPKALQEEIAMLLRNMDGLMRRFRNTKKGRIPPRRSRQYNDQDKNDEKCYEYGRFGHIQAECPKLKRKISRGFNKKNPLEAGVMRIVQTTKR; encoded by the coding sequence ATGGAAGTGGTACAAGTTAACAATAAAGTGAGAAATCTGCTTCATAATGCTATAAGTGGTGAAGAATATGGGAAAATCTCGAGCTGTGACACAGCCAAAGAAATGTGGGACAAGCTTGAGGTCACATATGAAGGAACCAACAAAGTAAAGGAAACACATATTAACATGTTGGTTCATGATTACGAACTCTTCTcaatgaaagaaggagaatctATTGAAGAGATGTTTGCCAGGTTTAGCAAAATGATTAGCGATCTAAAGGCATTTGACAAGCCTTATACCAGTGGTGATCAAGTTAGAAAAATTCTCAGAAGCCTACCAACCACTTGGCAGACCAAAGTAGTCACATTGGAATCTCAGGATCTAAATAAATTATCTTATGATGAACTACGAGGAGAACTCATAGCTTTTGAAAAGACGCATCTCAAGAAGACTagtcaagaagaaaaaaagaaaatagttgcATTCAAGACTTCAATTGAAATAGCTGAAAACAAAATTGATGATGATCCTAAAGCTCTACAAGAAGAGATTGCTATGCTATTAAGAAACATGGATGGATTAATGAGAAGATTCagaaatacaaagaaaggaagaattcCACCAAGACGATCTAGGCAATACAACGATCAAGACAAGAATGATGAAAAATGCTATGAGTATGGAAGATTTGGGCACATTCAAGCTGAGTGCCcaaaactgaaaagaaagatcTCTAGAGGCTTTAACAAAAAAAATCCTTTGGAAGCTGGAGTGATGAGGATAGTTCAGACCACGAAGAGATAG
- the LOC107784697 gene encoding G-type lectin S-receptor-like serine/threonine-protein kinase At2g19130 isoform X1 produces the protein MEIKNQKFLFFLQFVLFLCLCFGANTIATNETLSPGDTLDADKTITMSVTRVSSGGKFEMGFFKPVVSRFIIDVTGELKQLMWLNSTKQWNSFFVQPTQSCDVYGYCGAYGVCSKISTTPLCDCLPGFTPRSNKDWDLNSFSSCCGRKISLNCGNEDKFQIHSHMKLSVDNHIRTIASAAECESTCLNNCSCTAYAFDSNKCLTWDGDLFNLQQLSENDTSRMTIYVTLAAS, from the exons AtggaaatcaaaaatcaaaaatttctctttttcctgcAATTTGTACTCTTCTTGTGCTTATGTTTTGGAGCTAACACCATCGCTACAAATGAGACCTTGTCCCCTGGAGATACCCTCGATGCAGACAAAACCATAACAATGAGCGTAACAAGAGTTTCTTCGGGTGGCAAATTTGAGATGGGCTTCTTCAAACCAG TCGTGTCAAGATTTATAATAGATGTCACAGGGGAACTCAAGCAGCTGATGTGGTTGAATAGTACCAAGCAGTGGAATTCGTTTTTCGTTCAACCAACACAATCATGTGATGTTTACGGTTATTGTGGTGCATATGGTGTCTGTAGTAAAATCTCAACTACTCCCTTGTGTGATTGTTTGCCTGGTTTTACTCCTAGATCAAACAAAGACTGGGATTTGAATAGTTTCTCTAGTTGTTGTGGGAGGAAAATAAGTCTGAATTGTGGTAATGAGGACAAGTTCCAGATACATTCTCATATGAAATTATCAGTTGATAATCACATTCGGACTATTGCTAGTGCAGCAGAATGTGAATCCACTTGTCTCAATAACTGCTCTTGCACTGCTTATGCTTTTGATAGCAACAAATGTCTAACTTGGGATGGAGACCTTTTCAATTTGCAACAACTCTCCGAAAATGATACTAGTCGAATGACAATTTATGTCACACTAGCTGCTTCTTAA
- the LOC107784697 gene encoding G-type lectin S-receptor-like serine/threonine-protein kinase At1g67520 isoform X2 encodes MEIKNQKFLFFLQFVLFLCLCFGANTIATNETLSPGDTLDADKTITMSVTRVSSGGKFEMGFFKPVAYQTHKSRRLKVVFPTTIAATLFLCSFIYLLYRTRRARSKGNSQPNNCLNTEKGENDLINEEDEKGIDIQFFTLESILAATDNFSEENKLGRGGFGPVYKVLAKYHLFS; translated from the exons AtggaaatcaaaaatcaaaaatttctctttttcctgcAATTTGTACTCTTCTTGTGCTTATGTTTTGGAGCTAACACCATCGCTACAAATGAGACCTTGTCCCCTGGAGATACCCTCGATGCAGACAAAACCATAACAATGAGCGTAACAAGAGTTTCTTCGGGTGGCAAATTTGAGATGGGCTTCTTCAAACCAG TTGCATACCAAACACATAAATCGAGAAGGCTAAAAGTAGTTTTTCCTACTACAATTGCCGCTACTCTTTTTCTATGTAGCTTTATCTACCTACTCTATAGAACAAGGAGAGCAAGAAGTAAAG GAAATTCACAGCCAAACAACTGCTTAAACACTGAAAAGGGAGAAAATGACTTAATAAACGAAGAGGATGAGAAGGGCATCGATATTCAATTCTTTACTTTGGAAAGCATTCTAGCGGCAACAGATAACTTCTCAGAAGAAAATAAGCTAGGACGTGGTGGTTTTGGCCCTGTTTATAAGGTTCTTGCAAAGTATCATTTATTTTCTTAG